In Oncorhynchus keta strain PuntledgeMale-10-30-2019 chromosome 36, Oket_V2, whole genome shotgun sequence, the DNA window AAACGTTTAAAGACGGTCGTGGGATCGTACACATACATTTCATGCAATTACTGTGGCCTCTATGATTTTATGGGAATGTAATGATATTTTATAATCCTTTATAGTTGACCACTCTGATATTAATTATTTAAATGATTTTACACTACATTGCAGTCTGATCATTTACATCATTCCTTTCTAAGCCCCTTCCACAACACTGAAATCAAATGTAAAGCAAAGGCAAGTAAAATACTACTCTAATGGTTTAGCATTAACACCTCTTCGATACCCCGGTGAGCACTGGCGCCACTGGCCCAACAGACAGCATTTGGCGCAGTCGGTTTAAACATTACAGATCAAAGGTATTACAGTAGCAACACAATTAGGTTTGATTGTAATGTAAATAATGGAGAGCAAGCTCTAAAGAAGTCTGAAAAACGCCTACAATGGCTACAGTACATGTGGTTTTGCATTGCTTACACATGCGTAAAATATCCCCAAAGAGGCCTGTCCAAAATTGCATTCCAGCCAGATGTTCGCCAGAAAGAATGTCAAAAACATCTAGGAATGGGAAGTTGAAGAAATTTGGTCAACCCAAATGATCCAACCAGGCCAATGTCGCCAGGTGTCCCTTCTCTCTGTATACGAAGCCCTTCACGTGTTTCAGTCTCTTCAGATGGAAGACCCCCAGCAGCTACGGGACAATACCCCTAAAATTATCGCTTAGCTATGACAATGCAGATAAGGATATATTGAATGTCTCATTTATCGATGATCTGACTATTGCTTCTCAGCCTCCCAATTACGACCCTTTATCTCGAGTGCTTTGAAGAGGTGCCCTGATCCAGTCAGATAACAATGGAAGCTGTCCGGTCCTCACGGGACGCCGCCGGAGGAAGTCGTTTCCATACAGAGCATATTTCCTGGCCTCTGTGGCAACGTCCTTAGTAGTCGGAGACAAATTGGACGCAGAACTATAACATCTCCACACACAATGAGCCTGCCAGTGACGCATGCTCTCCGATCCTCAGCGATCAGGTCGTTTTTGTTTGTGGTGTTGCTATAAATCCATACAAAAACACAAGTAAGATACAATACATCTTTTCATAGATTGAGTTTGCTTCTCATTTTAAGCATGGTGGGCTACATTCTCGTCCCCTGGTTGATGAATTATATAAACAAATCAGGAACTTTTATTTCAGTCAGAAAATATATGAACATACGTGGGAAAAGACCCCCCAAAAAGAGGCATTTGGCATAAACTAACATATTTAGCACATTTACATCAGACTCTGAAACATGAAAGATTACAAGGTCATTTACTTTGCGTTTTTAGATGCTTGAAATAGTGCTAGGAGACATACAATAATTGTAACTACAGCACTTTATTCTCATATGCAGTACATAATTTAAAACGATAATTAACTTAACAAGATGTCAATGTGCTAAATATGGTAGTATGATTATGCCAATGTTTATGCTTTTGTTATGCCACATGcatgtatattgatatatattttttggacTGAAAGAAAGACAGAACATTTCATGATGTTTTAGCATTAATCAACCAGGGATAAGAAGGTAGCATACCATTCTCAAAATGTGTAGCAAACTCAATCTATTAAAACATGTATTGCAGTTGTTTCAATTAGTTTGCAAATCACATGTTTACAAAATGATCTAATTTCACCTTTGCAAGTCTGACTATGCAACAATTTGTAGCCTATATACACCGTAGTTACATTGCGACATTAAcgtttgtttaaaaaataataaaaaaacactTAGTGTGTGGAACTATAGCAATTATTCAGGTATTTGAAATCATTTTGTCATAATAGCAAAATACATCAGGATTTTGATATTTCTCTTGTATCTTGAAATGCTGTAATTATCATGTCAAATAGCCATTGTCAATGTATTTAAAATGGTGCTCCGGAGGGATGAAAATGGTCATTAGCTATCTGTGGTTGTATCAAAATATCTCATTTAGCATAGTACACTTAGTGAATTAAAGTGATTTAAAGACATTACGTCAACTCATCATGAAACATTGTTGCACATTATCATCATTATGTTGTCTCGGAGACGGGCAATCAAAATTCGTGTAAGAGAAACGCGAGCATCGATATGCCTCCACCAGAAGGATTTTTAAAAGTGCCATACTGTTTTCTACTCTCCTCATcccaatataaaaaataaaataaaaaacaattcaAAGTTTCACTTGACATTGGAGTCCGCTTTGGAGATAATCAAGGAGTTGGATGTGTGCTGTGGGTTATCAGGCTATGGGGTGCAATGTGGGAGGTTGAGCTGGATtcttacaaaaaaaaatattaccAATAAACAGAGAAAAATGAACAGTTTTTCCCAGACACCCACCCAGTCCCTGCTACTATAGGAACCCAGTGGGGTGTGGAGGGTTCGAAGTCTTTTGAGTAGTTGTCTGACCTGGGCTAGGAAtaggtcctctctgtccatataatCATATTCATTTTATCTTAATAGACCAAATTGATCCTAGATTAGCAAGGATGCGGGTCACTGGAAGGTGGCCTTCACCCTCTTCAGTGTGTCCTGGATCCTGCGGGTGTGTCGGTCAGTGGGGTTGTGGTGGAAGTTGGCCTCGTTGTCTGCAGCCAGCAGGGGAATGTCACAGCCACTGAGGTGGGCTATTCTTAGTCTGATGTAGGCCTGCAGCCCCAGGTCAGGAGTGAAGGAGTACACCGTCTCCTGGAATGCATGCACCTGACTCACCACCTTGGCTATGGTTctggagagtgagtgagagagagacagagagagagacagagagagagacagagagagagacagagagagagacagagagagagagagacagacagagagagagacagacagagagagagagagagagagagagagagagagagagagagagagagagagagagagagagagagagagagagagtgagagagagtgagagagagagtgagagagattgagagggacagagagagagagagtgagagagtgagagagagaagcagataaaGCGGCAAAGAGGGGTgagtagacagagacagaagaaagtacagagagagagagtgagagagagtgagagagagagagagagagattgagagggacagagagagagagagtgagagagtgagagagagaagcagataaaGCGGCAAAGAGGGGTGACAAGAAAGTACAGAAAATTAGGTAAAAATGCCGCGGTAAAAGTTGGGGCCACCATGGAGATggagaacaagacagacagagtaaAAAGGAGAAAAAGGAGTTCGCTATTGTTCATCTGCGTCAGAAACACAAACATAGTTTCCCACCACTTTACTGAACACTTGcaccatatacagtacagtaagtGACCTGATTTCCAGAGTAGTCTGGGAACCTAGGGTCTATCATAACCAGCTGTGATGCTGCCTCTCACCGTGACCCTTATGACCACAGCATCTGTCAACATCGATGCGTCTAGGAGCACCTGGTGTGCCACATCTCCTAATATCACACCCTATCCCCGATACACCATCTGGCTGTGTGCTAGCTTTAGTAGAGTAACCCAAATCGTACACGACTGCCACAGAATAAGCAGCTGTGTCATTATCGTCCGCCGCGACTTTCTGTGAACCCAGCATCTGGCCGCCATATTTGAGTGGGTAGAAGGACACAGGGAAACTTGTTTGATGGCAATTTGGCCCACTTCGTTACATCGAGGGAGAAAGTTAATCTCAAGTTTATGCCATTTATCAATGAGTGTCAGGTTGATATCCCTGTCAGTGCAAAGGTGACCAAAATTAATCTCAAATGTAGATACATGCAAATAAATGCTATTGGCAAGTAATTTAGAGTGTTTTGGCCTTGTGTAGGCTACAAGATTTTCTAGACCCAGATTAAACATAGTCCTAGGCATGTATTCACAAAGCATGTGAATCTCGGATCACATTTtccctgtccatataatcttattcattatgatctaaaaggcgaCACTGATCCTAAATCACCAATCCTACTCTGAGACagtttgtgaatacaggcccaggtgCCGGTTTCCCGGACCCTAAATAAACCTAGTCCTTGATTTAAACCCGCTTTCAAATACTCCATTCAGATTCTCCCTAAAAGATCCTTTTTAGTCCAcgacttaatctgtgtccaggaaaccggCCCTGAGAAATTGCATTACGTTCACTCACCTGAGTTTTGGCCACTTGTAGGCGCCACTGGTCAGAGTGAAGGCTCCTATCTCCAGCTGCTGGATGTGCATGGCCAGGATGTGGACAGCAGGGAGGGTGGGTCTCCTCCTCACAtgctctcctcccatcagacacAGGTTATCACTCTTCAGAAAGACCTGAcaaagagggaaggggaggggggagagagggaaatagagtgagtgagagagagaaagagcattcACAAACAGATGTCTTACTCTTCCATTGATTTATAACATTGATTTCATGAAAAAAAATAAACTGTAAAGTTGAGCAAAATCCCTCCTCTTCCAAGGTCGGCACGTGTACTGAATGTTACTTGAGAATATTTTCCATCAAGTTTGGTTTTATATGCGCAGCGGTCAaagccactgcatctcagtgtaagaggcgtcactgcagtccctggtttgaatccaggcagAATCACATCCgggcgtgattgggagtcctataggacggcgcacaattggcccagcgttgtctgggtttggctggggtaggctgtcattgtaaataagaatttgttcgtaactgacttgcctagttaaataaaggttatataaataaatacatagccAGTGGTAGAAAAAGTCCTAAAAtattatacttgagtaaaagtaaagataacataatagaaaatgactcaagtaaaagtcgcccagtaaaatactacttgagcaaAAGTCTAAAAGTAGTTGGTTTAAATATTCTTAAATATCAAAAGTCAatggaattgctcaaatatacttagtatcaagtatcaaaagtaaaggtTTTAATGATTTCAACCCCTTATATTATGCAaactaaacaaaaaaataaacttcctctcactgtcaactgtgttaattttcagcaaacttaacatgtgtaagtatttgtatgaacataatacgattcaacaactgagacaaactgaaccaGTTCCACAgagatgtgactaacagaaatggaataatttgTCCCTGAATAaatggggggtcaaaatcaaaagtaacagtcagtatctggtgtggccaccagctgcattaagtactgcagtgcatctcctcctcatgactGCACCAGATGTGCCAGTTCTTCCTGTGAGATgataccccactcttccaccaaggcacctgcaagttcccggacatttctgggggggatggccctagccctcaccctccgatccaacaggtcccagacatgctcaatgggattgaaatccaggctcttcgctggccatggcagaacactgactttcctgccttgcaggaaatcacacacaaaatgagcagtatggctggtggcattgtcatactggagggtcatgccaggatgagcctgcaggaagggacCCACAtaagggaggatgtcttccctgtaacacacagcattgagatagcctgcaatgacaacaagctcagtccgatcaTGCTGTGACACAGcatcccagaccatgacggaccctccacctccaaatcgatcccgctccagagtacagacctcggTGTAACAGTCATTCCGTCAACGACAAATGCAAATCCGcccatcacctctggtgagacaaaaccgtgactcgtcagtgaagagccctTCTTGCCAGTTCTGTCtgatccagcgacggtgggtttgtgcccataggcgccgctgttgccggtgatgtctggtgaggacctgccttacaacaggcctacaagccctcagtccagcctctctcagcctattgcagacagtctgggcactgatggagggattgtgcatacctggtgtagatgttgggcagttgttgttgctattcTGTACCGGTCCTGCAGGTGTAATGTTCGGATGTGTAACGacatctgcacaggatcggtacgtGGTccgccactgtgaggacgatcagctgtacgtcctgtctccctgtagcgctgtcttaggcatctcacagtacggacattgcaatttattgctctggccacatctgcagtcctcatgcctccttgcagcatgcctaaggcacgttcacccagatgagcagggaccctgggcatctttgttttggtgtttttcagagtcagtagaaatgcctcgttagtgtcctacattttcataactgtgaccttaactgcctaccgtctgtaagctgttagtgtcttaacgaccgtcccacaggtgcatgttaattaattgtttattgaacaagcatgggaaacagtgtttaaaccctttacaatgaagatctgtgaagtaatttggatttttacgaattatctttgaaagacagggtccatttatttatttgctgagtttagatgGCCCAATtgtaatttacagatagccaggcgcaaactccaacactcagacattaatttacaaacaaaacacatgtgtttaatgagtccgccagatcagaggcagtagggatgaccagggatgttctcttataagtgcgtgaatttgactattttccaGTCAAAATTTTAAAAAGTGcttttgggtgtcaggtaaaatgtatgaaaagtaaaagttgtcaaaaatagtaaaaataccaccaaaaataacataaataaatacttaaagtatttttaattaagtactttacaccagcCTTCAGCCATTCTCAAATGAGAATACGGTGTGATGTCTGGTAGCACAAGATGAATTTCTATATAACAATCGTTTAAATAAACCagtaaaaaatgtaatataaCAACATGCTGGCCAGCTGTGAGCATGTCACAGAATTTCACACACAGATGTGCTGCTTGAAGGTGTTTTTCTTTCGGTTTATTTGCCTGAAGCACCACGTCTCTGGTAcagcagaggacacacacacacacacacacgcgcgcgcgcgcgcggcCTCACCTGCACGGCTCGCAGATCCTCGAGGACCTCACACACCTTGGTAGACAGATGTTTCCAAGCCTATCGGCAAGAGAAGAGGTGTTTCATTTAGCAAGAACCAATACATCTGTCTCACACTTACGGAAGCTTTACTCCCTTAAAAGTTCAGCATTGACTAGAACAGGTAGAATATTATTAGaatattaatatataatatataattaaTATAATCCATTTCAGTTGTTACACTTACACAATTAAAACGGGACGTTTCTGTTGCACTTCACGGGGTAAGCACCCATTTTCGGTGCCGTTACTTCCTCCTACGTCTTGTTTCAACACAAATTCTGATGTTCTGGCTTCCATAACAGCAGAGTAAAAGAGACATTTCCCTTCATTAAGGGCCTAAGAGGTACGTTACTTTACAAACGTTCCACCCTGTCTGTGTAGAATTAGCATTCTTTTTTTCCATGGGGTGATTCCGAAAATGGCTCTGGTCCGAAGTAGTGCAATAAatgtatgtagggaatagagagacatttagggaatagagtgccgttTCAAATGCAGGCACGCAGACTTACCGGTAATTGCCTGACAATCACATTCTCCAGGCCTCCAAGGACCTGCATTGCTGTGGCAAAGTCTCTTGATTCATAGCAGTGTTTGGCAATTAGGAGAAACTTGGTGAGCAAAGCCGCTTGGATCTGCAGCAAGAAATGAAGACGAGAGATCCGATGGTCATGCATTCACACAAATCGTTATAGAAAACAAAGAACACATCATATAAGTGCATCTGATGGCTCTCACGTAATTCGATTCAATGGGCAACGGCTGACTGTGAATGCAAataaatgatgtgtgtgtgtgtgttcaatgaaTGAATGATGCACGTCGATATAGAGATCACACCGTACTGTCCAACAGAGTTGTAGCCTCGTTGCTAGTAGATCTCACCTTTATCGAATCACAGATGACGATTTCTGCAGAGACCCAATTGGAGACGCTGTCAGCATATCTCAGCAGCTGTTGGAGGTGGGTGTCCTGTGGAGTCCCTTCGTGAACAAATAGACTGCTGCCCTCTACTGGAGGAACAGAGTGTGACGCATGTCTGTGGCAGAAGACAGGCAGTCAGACGAGAGACTGGGCTGTTGATGGATGGTTTATTTTATGTCCCAAATTGTCAGGGATGCAATGGCTGACTGGAACGAATGGCTCATTATGTAGCAAGTGATAATGTGTTCAGATTATACATTCTGGTGTACTCATTTGGTACTTTAAAACAAATTCGACTGAAAAGCCACTGAAATATTTGGAGCGCAGGGAATATTCACTCACTTGGTGACACAAACAGCTTTGTCCCTGACTCCTTGAGATTTAGAGTTGAGGAAATGAATTGGGTGACAGCCGTGAAACATTTCCTgcatttggagaaaaaaaaattcAAACCAAAAGCTTATTTTACACAtttatctgctaaatgactcaaatgtaaatgtacatataTATTGCAGGTCTGTTTTAATATTTGTAAAGGAGTGATTTGTCTCCCCCTGGTGTTTATAAATGACAATGTTTGTGGGTGAGTGTGAATGCATGAGAGAGGTAGAAATTGCATGTCTGTGCACATGTTGCAGCAGGATGATTTGGTGGgctgtgcatgtgtgcatgccagtgtgtgcgtgcgttcgtgTGTACCTGCTGCATTAGAGTGAGTTGCTGTGCCGTGTGTTGGGCGCTGTGTTCACTCTGACTAAAGGGGTGTCTCTCCTCGCTTCTAAGGCAGGCACTGGAGATGTCATCCATAATCGAGGTGTAGTAGGGCCGGGGCAGGGCTGCTGCTATGGAGTAGGCCTTGTCTTTAGGCTGGGTCGACTGGGGCTCAACCACCCTGGATATCCTCCACTGGAAGCTCTACAGAGATACATCAACTTAGAAAGGTTCTGGCtatgaatacatacagtgccttcagaaatgattcagacccctcgactttccccctttgttgtgttacagcctcaatTTAAAATGGATCACATttagtgtcactggcctacacacaataccccataatgtcaaagtggaattatgtttttagacatttttacaaattaataaaaaaatgaaaagttgaaatgtcttgagtcagtaagtattcaacccctttgttatggcaagcctaattaTGTTCATCAGTAATTatgtttaacaagtcacataataagttgcatgtgcagtaatagtgttgaacatgacttttgaatgactacctcatctctgtaggccacacatacagataattgtaaggtccctcagtcgagcagtgaacttCAAACACAGTCAACCAACgttttgcaaagaagggcaccaattGGGTAACAAAATCCAAAGCGACACTGAATAGCCCTTTGAGCATGGacaagttattaattacactttggatggtgtaacaATAGAcgacagtcactacaaagatacaggcatccttactaagtcagttgccggagagaaagGAATCCGCTCAGGGATTTACCATTAGgcaaatggtgactttaaaacagttacagagtttaatggctgtgataggagaaaaatgATCGATCAAAAAAATTATagctactccacaatactaacctaaatggcaGAGCGAAAAGGAAAcctgtacaaaataaaaaatattccagaACATGCattttgcaataaggcactaaagtaaaacttcttttttttttttaaatggggcaATGAAATgcactttatgtcctgaatacaaagtgttatgtttggggcatatccaacaacacatcactgagtaccactcttcatattttcaagcatggtggtggctgcatcatgttatgggtatgtgtAGACTTAAAAATCGGCTTTAAAATCTAAGgcgagacttgaaaatggctgtcgagCAATAATTAACAAACTACACAGAGCTTAAAGAATTTGATAAAGAACAAAGTGCAAACATTGTACAATCTAGGTGTGAAATGCTCTTAccaagaaagactcacagctgtaatcgctgccaaagatgattctaacatgtattgaatacttatgtaaatgtgaataCTTAAAATAGATATCTCGGTAtctcattttcaatacatttgcaaacatttctaaaaacatgttttaatttgGTCATTATGTGGGTATTTTGTCTCgatgggtgagagaaaacaaTATATTTAATCgattttgaattcagactgtaacacaacaaaatgtgcaatGAGTTAAGGggctatgaatactttctgaaggtactgtatataccGTCGCTGCCATTGATGAGTGCACACACTGtggttcttattggacaagtccaggtagtccctcctTTATTCAGTCTcttttcttccgtttggtgccaATGTTTGATGCTAATGCAACATAGTATTCCCGTAATGAATACAACGCAGCTCTGATGGTCCCCATCAGTTGAAATACATAGTGTAAATTGATTATTTTTGAGTCAGACAAACTTTCAGTACTTTGAACCAACCATTTTCTTTTCTGGcaagaaaaacaacaaaacaacataaTAGTACACTCATAATAATCCTTTTATGGACCTTCCTTCCAGAGTACTCAATAGCTGATTTTTTGCACGAGGTATTGACAGACAgtgcatcatcatcatcctcctgcaTGCTGATTGGGCTCCCACAACCTTGGCTCCACCTCTTCCTGTGAGACCTCTGAAGAGAGGTCAaaagtctctctcctctactgtctAACAGAGACACCTAAATAAGAACCAGATCATTACAAAAACCCTCCTTCAGAGTATTGCATGGCTAAACACTGAAAAATAGACAAGAGCAACAACACTGCTACAGATTTCGCTAATTAGTTGACATTTacataatttagcagatgctcttatccagagcaattaggattaagtgccttgctcaagggcacagtcagatttttcacctagttggctcggacaagcaaaccagcaaccttttggttattggcccaacgctcgtAACCGCTAGGCTTGCTGCCGGCCCAGTTGAGACATTAATCCGATGATTAATTTCTTGAGTGACCGGTTTTTAGCTTTTTTGTGACTAATTGATGATTGATCAGCTCTGTAATTACTTCAGTGGTGAGGAAGTTTTCCAGGGTCATCAGCAGGCTGGACTTGGGGCTGAAGTCCACCATTATGTAGTCAGTCAGCCAGGTTTGAAGCACGTCCAGACTCCGGTGGTACACCTTAGCACTGTCCCCTGACAGATCTGGATCACCTCTGGTAGAAAAGGGAATGTGAAGATCACACAGAAGCACAGAAATAGAATATCTAGACCGGACATGCTAGTTACATAGATTATCTTCAACATATTTAAAAATATGAAAATGAGCTATATTCAAGCCTAAAGTATTTTAAGATCAGACATAGTGGGTGAGGGGGCTGTTAAAAAAGCTGTCATTATTACAAAAGAGTAACATTAATTCTGGCTAGCTACTTTTCAGAATTCCCCTGAAAATAGAGTTGATTTTCTGCCCGAGTCAGGCATGATATTCTGAGAAGTGATTCAGGCCTGGGCTTAGATTTGTCGTGACAAGATTTCATGTTTTGAGACCAACTCTACTGTAGGGAGGAAAAAAACATATGTCTGTACTCTATCTCCCTCTGTGTGCTAGACATGAGTCTGCAACTCCCTCCAGCTATCTATCTATCCCAGCCCAGAACCCAACTTCCTCTAGAGCAcctgtcaaactcattccatggaggaccGATTGTCTGAAGGCttttgctcctcccttgtactaGATTGATGCATTGAGGTCACTAATTGGTGAgtaactctcctcacctggttgtctagatcTTAATTGAAAGGGAAAACCAAAAATCAGAAAAAAAGGAAAACCCAAAACAATCAGACACTAGGCACTCCATGGAATAAGTTAGACATCCCGCTCTAGAACAACATTTCTCAATCCACATTTTTGTTCTCATCTACCCCAGAACAGACACCCATCCAGCTGGCGCTGCTGTTGTTCATTCTGGCCTTTACAACTGATGAAAAACAAAAGAAGAAGAGGAAAACACAGAACTAGAATTGGAGGCAGGTTTGCCTTGATTTTCATCATTCCTTGTGTGAACTTAGAATCCATTGAAACGAGTACTCAAGGGTCCACTCAAAATGGCTAAAATCCAGTCTCCGAGCATGTTTCTGAATGAGCGTTTGTTATCGGCGGTTGCCATAGAGATTCTTGCAGTAGTAGAGAAAGTGGTAGCAGAGTACCAGGAGTAGATTTCCTGATCTAAAGAGGAGAATGACCAGCTGCGGAGACTGTTACAGATCAGACCGGAGATAAAACGTTGTATAATAgactccctctcgttctctcttgtTGTCTCCAACAGGGTTACCCCTGAGCAGCAGCACTGTGAGCAGGACCCAGTCTTGTGCAGGAAGACA includes these proteins:
- the LOC118369545 gene encoding kinase non-catalytic C-lobe domain-containing protein 1-like, translated to MESAEHPVGGGDESPSEADSLWGTDEPLRVGPRGQMSPDCCEDMEDTESLVSHCLLSPSSGAEVSSHSHSPAWALAFYGGDCFSQDVVEYARNLGQHSESPCLELKTQELQQQLMIETKSLKKTRHFYQKLLHQERKNKRSDARLMLSKVKVQLEELRSKVEFLDSIKKYLEVLSVDQWGVDVSLLPSLAASDPGSPLDLQPSEEPAVLGLVSLSGAGTGKSSLQAATPLDFMSYLYARNAPLEGYIQQFLYTYRYFCTPQELLRFLMGKFTSAVAGGDPDLSGDSAKVYHRSLDVLQTWLTDYIMVDFSPKSSLLMTLENFLTTEVSLLDSRGERLLTSLQRSHRKRWSQGCGSPISMQEDDDDALSVNTSCKKSAIEYSGRKSFQWRISRVVEPQSTQPKDKAYSIAAALPRPYYTSIMDDISSACLRSEERHPFSQSEHSAQHTAQQLTLMQQEMFHGCHPIHFLNSKSQGVRDKAVCVTKHASHSVPPVEGSSLFVHEGTPQDTHLQQLLRYADSVSNWVSAEIVICDSIKIQAALLTKFLLIAKHCYESRDFATAMQVLGGLENVIVRQLPAWKHLSTKVCEVLEDLRAVQVFLKSDNLCLMGGEHVRRRPTLPAVHILAMHIQQLEIGAFTLTSGAYKWPKLRTIAKVVSQVHAFQETVYSFTPDLGLQAYIRLRIAHLSGCDIPLLAADNEANFHHNPTDRHTRRIQDTLKRVKATFQ